The following coding sequences are from one Sesamum indicum cultivar Zhongzhi No. 13 linkage group LG11, S_indicum_v1.0, whole genome shotgun sequence window:
- the LOC105173333 gene encoding uncharacterized protein LOC105173333 isoform X3 codes for MSDWTSGNNVVQIDRPDANPNFCSNLSTDDISEHANNGYSTETDGRLCLKRHLYLDKSVHSGAETTGRDSQNSGSDSGAPIEPVVEYNDEMCTRVVGCRSYVTGYSGKHIIGEPEGKTSLVQEQGSLGVLRVGSINSPAYVSYEWPNIAPIHLSTSTHLPAATDRLHLDVGHNLQNRFHHSFVQTLQVRNSPIDNAYNGIISRHLPMSLDWPPAVRGVNRIVPSVTCNYDSEFISRRQSSFHQGITAQSVQCGAATSEDEKTISSELMDFPDVVNSQETVDEHDKHWMSEEELETHAVGGMDYSQYFGGGVMYWNPSDHPGASFSRPPSLCSDDSSWAWREADMNRAVDDMVAFSSSYSTNGLTSPSAASFCSPFDTLAQGPLGYVMPGSEISSKVLHSSSTMTDVGAEESVSGSMPNIPGDGEVKTVDSLPYPILRPIIIPSMSRERSRSDFKRSYDLKSPCVPPNRREQPRIKRPPSPVVLCVPRAPRPPPPSPVGDSRKQRGFPTVRSGSSSPRHWGVKGWFHDGVNFEEACIPMEGNEVVWPSWRNKSLSAHQLTQPLVGRLLQDRLIAISQLARDQEHPDVTFPLQPPEPQNSTTRKASLQLIHDILHDEIDSFCKQVAAENLIRKPYINWAVKRVTRSLQVLWPRSRTNIFGSNATGLSLPSSDVDLVVCLPPVRNLEPIKEAGILEGRNGIKETCLQHAARYLANQEWVKSDSLKIVENTAIPIIMLVVEVPLALISTTMSNVQTPKEEADQVASEDGNPFQTDAASLEGTTSPKWSKIRNGANDGFKSVRLDISFKSPTHTGLQTTGLVKDLTERFPSVTPLALVLKQFLADRSLDQSYSGGLSSYCLLFAA; via the exons ATGTCTGATTGGACTTCTGGAAACAATGTGGTTCAGATTGACAGGCCTGATGCAAATCCAAATTTTTGTAGTAATTTAAGTACAGACGATATCTCAGAACATGCGAACAATGGTTATTCTACTGAAACTGATGGACGTCTCTGCTTGAAACGCCATCTATACTTGGACAAGAGTGTGCATAGTGGTGCTGAAACTACTGGGCGTGATTCTCAGAACTCTGGATCGGATTCCGGTGCACCGATTGAGCCTGTTGTCGAGTATAATGACGAGATGTGCACTAGAGTAGTTGGATGCAGAAGTTATGTGACAGGTTATTCAGGAAAACATATTATTGGTGAACCGGAGGGAAAAACCTCTCTGGTTCAGGAGCAAGGTAGTCTTGGTGTCCTTAGAGTTGGGTCCATAAATTCGCCAGCATACGTTTCTTATGAGTGGCCCAACATAGCTCCAATTCATCTTTCAACCAGTACACATCTCCCTGCTGCCACTGACAGATTGCATCTTGATGTTGGTCACAATTTGCAGAATCGTTTCCACCAttcttttgtacaaacttTACAAGTACGAAATTCTCCTATTGACAATGCATATAATGGAATTATATCTAGACATTTGCCAATGAGTTTAGACTGGCCTCCTGCAGTGCGTGGTGTTAATAGAATAGTTCCATCAGTTACTTGCAATTATGACTCTGAGTTTATCTCAAGGAGACAATCTTCTTTTCATCAAGGCATCACAGCTCAAAGTGTGCAATGTGGTGCTGCCACTTCTGAGGATGAAAAGACCATTTCCAGTGAACTGATGGACTTTCCTGATGTTGTAAATTCACAAGAAACAGTGGATGAGCATGATAAACACTGGATGTCTGAAGAAGAGTTAGAGACACATGCAGTTGGTGGGATGGATTATAGTCAGTACTTTGGTGGTGGTGTGATGTACTGGAATCCTTCTGATCATCCAGGGGCCAGTTTCTCTCGTCCTCCTTCTCTTTGTTCAGATGATAGCTCCTGGGCTTGGAGAGAAGCAGATATGAATAGGGCTGTTGATGATATGGTTGCCTTCTCCTCCTCTTATAGTACAAATGGTTTGACCTCTCCATCTGCTGCTTCTTTTTGCTCTCCATTTGATACTTTGGCTCAGGGTCCTCTTGGTTATGTTATGCCTGGAAGTGAAATTAGCAGCAAGGTTCTGCATTCTTCCTCAACAATGACTGATGTTGGTGCAGAGGAGAGTGTCTCAGGATCTATGCCCAATATTCCGGGTGATGGAGAAGTGAAGACTGTGGATTCACTTCCATACCCCATTTTGAGGCCAATAATCATCCCAAGTATGTCAAGAGAAAGATCAAGATCAGACTTCAAGCGTAGTTATGATCTTAAAAGCCCTTGTGTTCCTCCAAACAGACGCGAGCAGCCTCGGATTAAGAGGCCACCGTCACCTGTAGTGCTTTGTGTTCCACGTGCTCCTCGCCCACCTCCACCCTCTCCTGTTGGtgattcaagaaaacaaagggGTTTTCCTACTGTTCGATCTGGTAGCTCAAGCCCAAGGCACTGGGGTGTCAAAGGTTGGTTCCATGATGGTGTCAATTTTGAAGAAGCCTGCATACCCATGGAAGGGAATGAGGTAGTTTGGCCTTCTTGGAGGAACAAAAGCCTTTCAGCCCATCAGCTGACGCAGCCTTTAGTAGGAAGATTGCTTCAGGATCGGCTTATTGCAATTTCCCAGTTAGCTCGTGATCAGGAACAT CCAGATGTTACGTTTCCTCTGCAACCCCCTGAACCACAGAATTCTACCACTCGCAAGGCATCTCTGCAACTGATTCATGATATTCTGCATGATGAAATTGACTCTTTCTGCAAGCAG GTAGCTGCTGAGAACTTGATCAGGAAGCCTTACATTAACTGGGCTGTCAAGCGTGTTACACGGTCTCTCCAAGTCTTGTGGCCTCGCTctagaacaaatatttttggttctaaTGCAACTGGTTTGTCTCTGCCATCTAGCGATGTTGACCTCGTGGTTTGTCTTCCTCCTGTGAGGAATTTG GAACCTATTAAAGAAGCTGGTATCTTAGAGGGACGCAATGGCATTAAAGAAACTTGTCTTCAG CATGCTGCTAGATATCTTGCTAACCAGGAGTGGGTCAAAAGTGATTCTCTCAAGATTGTGGAAAATACAGCT ATACCTATCATAATGCTTGTCGTGGAAGTTCCTCTTGCTCTCATCTCTACAACTATGTCAAATGTTCAAACACCTAAGGAAGAAGCAGATCAGGTAGCTTCTGAAGATGGCAACCCTTTTCAGACTGATGCAGCTAGTTTGGAGGGCACTACTTCACCAAAGTGGAGTAAGATAAGGAATGGTGCTAATGATGGATTCAAATCAGTTCGTCTGGACATTAGTTTCAAGTCTCCTACGCACACTGGACTTCAGACGACTGGACTG GTTAAAGATCTTACTGAGCGGTTTCCATCTGTAACGCCTCTTGCTTTGGTGCTAAAACAGTTCTTGGCAGATCGTAGCCTAGACCAGTCCTATTCAGGTGGTTTAAGCTCATATTGTCTG
- the LOC110012807 gene encoding uncharacterized protein LOC110012807 — protein MNSKQQLLDSLTAHISLYHSQIPEPHRTPNSGTRPALLRWFSSLSVHQRRSHLTMIDANFVAILLQMKQKLQSHGSGRFIILPDLPQDGDSALPTLCYRKSEGLLSRFSEFNCAERAIHEAVELFSSTEGERDGKGNEVLGLDAVCLAEGLVGDVSRFVEIMDEITNGEFLRGGDEGEIAEEWVELGWLKAKGYYSLEEFVVNRMEVALRLAWLNSNTGKKRGVKLKERLNAAGVAANLFWRKKGCVDWWEKLDDSVKKKVYSAYLGKAARSLTSELVKGKLCVPNDKMWCFDDQDKQLLRWDKTSLGSQEAAVFRGIDSKIKWNANPGQVSEDLSPLYCIFNSLCILQVVSTLFSAAQFGGCGKEELFFSSLDTVNSISDIILRKLRELIMVISLDCTKFELLGEGTTSPLPKKLNEKHAANNRKKKGKNHNKKSNPVPRPCQDDSKPTVPSKGKGERILCINKEDIRQSNKFDCEVPGKDLAEVKDVTVKLVLLFI, from the exons ATGAATTCCAAGCAGCAACTCCTCGACTCCCTCACCGCCCACATCTCTCTCTACCACTCTCAAATCCCCGAGCCCCACCGCACCCCGAACTCGGGCACCCGACCCGCCCTCCTCCGATGGTTCTCCTCTCTCTCGGTGCACCAACGCCGCTCGCACCTGACGATGATTGACGCCAACTTCGTTGCAATCCTCCTGCAGATGAAGCAGAAGCTCCAATCGCATGGCTCCGGTCGTTTTATCATCCTTCCGGACCTTCCCCAAGACGGCGATTCTGCCCTGCCCACGCTCTGTTACCGGAAATCGGAGGGGCTTTTGTCGCGATTCTCCGAGTTCAATTGCGCTGAGCGCGCGATTCACGAGGCGGTGGAGTTGTTTAGCTCGACCGAGGGCGAGAGGGATGGGAAAGGGAATGAAGTTCTTGGTCTTGACGCCGTGTGTTTGGCTGAGGGTTTAGTTGGGGATGTGAGTAGATTTGTCGAGATTATGGATGAGATTACAAATGGGGAGTTTTTGAGGGGAGGGGACGAGGGGGAGATAGCAGAGGAGTGGGTGGAGCTGGGATGGTTGAAAGCGAAGGGATATTATAGTTTGGAGGAGTTTGTTGTAAACAGAATGGAGGTTGCTTTGAGGTTGGCCTGGTTGAATAGTAATACTGGGAAGAAAAGAGGAGTGAAGTTGAAGGAAAGGTTGAATGCTGCTGGTGTGGCGGCAAATTTGTTCTGGAGGAAGAAAGGTTGTGTGGATTGGTGGGAGAAATTGGATGATTCTGTGAAGAAGAAGGTTTATTCTGCATACCTGGGAAAAGCTGCACGCTCACTG ACATCTGAGCTAGTAAAGGGCAAACTTTGCGTCCCGAATGATAAAATGTGGTGTTTCGATGATCAAGATAAACAGTTATTGAGATGGGATAAAACTTCACTGGGTAGTCAAGAAGCTGCAGTATTCCGAGGAATagattcaaaaattaaatggaaTGCCAACCCTGGACAGGTTTCTGAGGATCTGTCTCCATTATATTGTATATTCAATAGTTTGTGTATTCTTCAGGTTGTTTCAACTCTGTTTTCAGCAGCTCAGTTTGGTGGATGTGGTAAAGAGGAACTTTTTTTCAGCTCTCTGGATACTGTAAATAGCATCTCTGACATTATACTAAGAAAATTGCGGGAGTTAATCATGGTTATTTCTCTGGATTGCACAAAATTTGAGTTACTAGGAGAGGGAACCACGAGTCCTCTTCCAAAGAAACTAAATGAAAAACATGCAGCAAATAACCGTAAGAAAAAGGGGAAGAACCACAACAAAAAGTCAAATCCTGTCCCAAGACCTTGTCAAGATGATTCAAAACCTACTGTGCCTTCTAAG GGTAAAGGAGAGAGAATATTGTGTATCAACAAGGAAGATATTAGACAATCAAATAAGTTCGACTGTGAAGTTCCAGGAAAGGATCTTGCAGAAGTGAAAGATGTAACGGTTAAACTTGTTTTGCTCTTTATATGA